The following coding sequences lie in one Alloacidobacterium dinghuense genomic window:
- a CDS encoding galactokinase translates to MLHQAPRPLEIVSIADVPAGTGLGSSGAFLVGLIHALYAYERKRTTAETLAREAVDIEMNRLKEPVGKQDQYVAAYGGLLCQEYKSDDSVSMTVLRVSETALKELRDSLMLFFVGQTRSASALLDDQRKRSEQREKDMLDGLHFVKQLGQEIRRVLEAGAVHELGLLMHQHWLRKRGRSKGMTNDRVDELYELARSRGGATGGKLVGAGGNGFLLLHTQDRKRLRAAMADAGASEMEFNFDFDGSVVMMRNA, encoded by the coding sequence ATGTTGCACCAGGCACCTCGTCCGCTGGAGATCGTAAGTATTGCCGATGTTCCGGCTGGAACAGGTCTGGGCTCATCGGGAGCATTCTTAGTGGGCCTGATCCACGCTCTTTATGCATACGAGCGAAAGAGGACAACTGCCGAGACACTGGCGCGCGAGGCAGTCGATATCGAAATGAACCGTTTGAAGGAGCCCGTCGGCAAGCAAGATCAGTACGTTGCTGCATATGGCGGTCTTCTTTGTCAGGAATATAAATCCGACGATTCAGTAAGTATGACTGTTTTGAGGGTCAGCGAGACGGCGCTTAAGGAACTTCGCGACTCACTCATGCTCTTCTTTGTCGGACAGACGCGTAGCGCTTCGGCGCTGCTTGACGATCAAAGAAAGCGTTCGGAGCAGCGTGAAAAGGACATGTTGGATGGGCTGCATTTCGTGAAGCAGCTTGGGCAGGAGATACGCCGTGTGCTTGAAGCGGGCGCAGTACATGAACTTGGCCTACTTATGCATCAACACTGGTTACGGAAGCGAGGCCGATCGAAAGGTATGACGAATGATCGAGTGGATGAATTGTACGAGCTAGCCCGAAGCCGCGGTGGCGCGACCGGCGGTAAGCTCGTAGGCGCCGGTGGCAACGGCTTTCTACTGTTACACACCCAGGACAGAAAGCGTCTCCGCGCAGCCATGGCGGACGCGGGAGCCAGCGAGATGGAGTTCAATTTCGATTTTGACGGCTCAGTCGTCATGATGCGCAACGCTTAG